One genomic window of Pirellulales bacterium includes the following:
- the sucC gene encoding ADP-forming succinate--CoA ligase subunit beta, translated as MKIHEYQAKQILREAGVAVPRNIVARSSAEAAEAFRTLGGSLAVVKAQIHAGGRGKGTVQDNPAQRGVQLVKSAEEASSVAENLLEHKLVTIQTGAEGQTVRQVLVEEGCDIARELYLGIVVDRAASKPVVMVSSEGGMNIEEVAEKTPEKIFKAAFDPDRGLGSYQVRKLAALLGLTGASVRSAEKFMKALCKVFVEKDCSLVEINPLVVTGAGELLALDAKITFDDNALFRHPELAELRDVAEEDPSEVRAGKAGLSYVKLEGNIGCLVNGAGLAMSTMDLIKLHGGNPANFLDVGGGANVEQVTEAFRILLSDPNVKAVLVNIFGGIMRCTTIATAVVEAYKTVGFNVPLVVRLEGTEVEEGRKILAGSGVAIISAEGLTDAAKKVVAAAG; from the coding sequence ATGAAGATCCACGAATATCAGGCGAAACAGATTCTCCGCGAGGCGGGTGTCGCGGTGCCGCGCAACATCGTGGCACGTTCGTCCGCCGAGGCCGCCGAGGCCTTTCGCACGCTGGGGGGCTCGCTGGCCGTCGTCAAGGCACAGATCCACGCCGGCGGTCGGGGCAAGGGAACGGTCCAAGACAATCCCGCCCAGCGCGGCGTGCAGTTGGTCAAAAGCGCCGAGGAAGCGTCAAGCGTCGCTGAGAATCTGCTCGAGCACAAGCTGGTTACCATTCAAACCGGCGCCGAGGGACAGACGGTGCGACAGGTCCTCGTCGAAGAGGGCTGTGATATCGCCCGCGAGTTGTACCTGGGCATCGTCGTCGACCGAGCGGCCTCGAAGCCGGTCGTGATGGTGTCGAGCGAAGGGGGCATGAATATCGAAGAGGTGGCCGAGAAGACGCCGGAAAAGATCTTCAAGGCGGCCTTCGATCCCGATCGTGGCCTCGGTAGCTACCAGGTTCGCAAGCTGGCGGCCCTGTTGGGGCTGACGGGGGCCAGCGTCCGTTCGGCCGAGAAGTTCATGAAGGCCCTCTGCAAGGTCTTCGTCGAGAAGGATTGCAGCCTGGTCGAGATCAATCCCCTGGTGGTGACCGGCGCCGGCGAGTTGCTGGCGCTCGACGCCAAGATCACCTTCGACGACAACGCCCTGTTCCGCCATCCGGAACTGGCCGAGCTCCGTGACGTGGCCGAGGAGGATCCTTCGGAAGTGCGTGCCGGCAAGGCCGGCCTGAGCTACGTCAAGCTCGAGGGCAACATCGGCTGCCTGGTGAATGGCGCCGGCCTGGCCATGAGCACGATGGACCTCATCAAGCTGCACGGTGGCAACCCGGCCAACTTCCTCGACGTCGGCGGCGGCGCGAATGTCGAGCAGGTGACCGAGGCCTTTCGCATTCTGCTGTCCGATCCGAACGTGAAGGCCGTGTTGGTCAACATCTTCGGCGGCATCATGCGCTGCACGACGATCGCCACCGCGGTCGTCGAAGCGTACAAGACCGTGGGCTTCAACGTGCCGCTGGTCGTGCGGCTGGAAGGCACCGAGGTGGAAGAAGGCCGCAAGATCCTCGCCGGCAGCGGCGTGGCGATCATCTCGGCCGAAGGACTCACCGACGCGGCCAAGAAGGTTGTCGCGGCGGCGGGCTAG